The Ficedula albicollis isolate OC2 chromosome 1, FicAlb1.5, whole genome shotgun sequence nucleotide sequence CTCGAGCTCACTTAGAATATTTACACAGAGGTATcaccctccctccccttccctcccccctttttaaacaaaatgagaGTTTAAAAATGCCACCTCCTAACTGGTATATCAGCTGCCATTACTTCCTAAAAGTGTTctctcagcagagctctctgtcACATCGGACACCTCACATGTTTAACCAGTTCATCTCCCACACAGCTAGAAATTATAGTTAAAATATAGTAGCTGCTCTTGAGAATCATAATCCAGTGTAAATGAACAATCTAgtgacaaaagaaataatttatagtAGCAGTATTATGTTTTCATAGTAGTGTTGCATCCACCCAAAAAGGCATGATGATAGCAACTTGAGGCAGAGTTTACCCCAAGTCAGAGGTTCTATATTTCAGATAAGGACTGTGTCAGattccatttctttcatttttccatgcAATTACATAAATAGACAGACACTGTCAAGGCTGCTAAGCCTAACAGCCAGGCTCTGAGGGCACATCAGGCTGTCCTTCTGCccatttattattttgcagAAGCTGACAGAGCATCAAGCATGTGTAAACTCTGCTCCGTGTGCTTCACTGAGACAGGTTTCTGAGTTTGAGTGTCCTAGGGCTTACCTGACTGTAAGTTACAGGGTCTCAggccaaaccaaaacaaacaaaaaattaattttaaaaaaaacctcaaaccaccaaaaaacacATAGGTCCACAGATGGCTCAGAACCAAATTTAGTAGGTTTGCTGCCTGGTTCCTTAGGTTTATAGCTCTCTCAGTGTGTGATTCAGTTTAGTCTCCCACTCAACTTGTATTTGTAGTAAATATACCCTTTTCCTTAAGAAAGGCCTTAGTTTCAAGGTAAACAATCAGTGTATGATTAACATCTTAGAAATCTCTTCTATCACAATAATTGGATGCAAAAAGATGTCTCTTCATCTATAGTTCTTCAGAAGCTATGTTTGGCACATTTACTAAACCTATTATTTCACCACATAAATAAAAGTCAATCATCCCTCTCATTGGTACAACAGTTGAAGAGCTTTCAGGAACACAAACACTCAAATCATAATTAGCAATTGAAGGAGTTAAGtgacattttgaaatacagaacaatACAGAGAGAGACACTGAAGTTCACATCCAAAAATAGGCATGAAGAGGTATAAATAGTACATAAGAATCAAGAAATCAGATCACAGTGTCATGTTTTAAGAACTGTACCATCATCTAAGCACCTGTTCATACAGTATGTTTAGGCACCAGAAATTTCATAAAAACTGAAGTTACAATCAGGCAAAGTTTATTGACAAGGCACacatgaaagataaaaaaatctgatctcTAACAGTATCAGTTTACAATCTAAAAAAGTCCCAAATGTGTAAAACTAATTCTATATTACTTAATAGCCACTCAAGTTTCTAAATTCAGTATGAAGGGTATGTTAAAATCATGAAATTGTTTGGGTCGTAAGGAGCTTAAAGATGACCTTGTACCaaccactgccatgggcaggggaaTATCTTTACATTAATAGTGCCAGCCAAAATTTGTGCACCTATTTACAGATAGGACAAACATTTAGCCAAAGAGCTAATCACAAATCTATAGGCAGCTACAGATAAGCAGATACTAAACCTAGAAGTCTGGGGTAATCTTGTTTTCTCTCACTATTGCTACACACAAATAATCCTAAGATTTTTCAACAGGCTATTCAGGTATTTCCTTCATCAGCATcactgcatatatatatatgcatcACTGCATATAACTCCATTATTAAATAATGGAGTTGCAGTTTTTCAAAATACCTTGCAGTTCAACATCTCTAGCTACAGTAAGCTAAAAGAACTCTCCTCCACCTTCACCCCAGCACAAGACAACGAAGGCAGaaaataagaaggaagaaagaattcACAGATTCACACTGTACTGAGTTTTAAATGGAGCTTTTGCAGGTATATAGTAACAGTCATTATAAGCTACCAGAAGTCCTTAAATGCATGTGAAAGTAAGACAAGGAATTTTTGTGCTTGTCCTGTATTGCTTTAAGTTTGCAAAATTgggaagaaacattttcaatCTTGCAACATGGGATTTGTATCAAAATTCTGGGCAATTATTTCCTCTCAGCTACATGAGACTCTTGCTCTCCACAGTCTGAACATTGGTTCAGAATATTTAGGGCTGTTAAAGAGGCAAGAAAAAATGAGCTTTGAACTCCTTACAAATTCATACAGCCAGCCACATGTTAGCATCTTGACCAAGGACTGACTACAGCTTAGGTGCATATGAGAAAAGTTGTTTCCACAGTGGTTAGAGCAAGAGGACAGACATCAAATACCAGTTACTTAACAGGTTTCATGAAATCTCCACGGAGCTTCTAGTaaattgctttggaaaaaaccTAAGAGCATTGCCTTAGTATCTAATCAGGCATTGGAAAATGCAAGGTACTTAAAGACCTGTATAAAGATATATTAATTCATTCTTACTGTGACAGTAACAGTTGGTCTGTACATTTTAGAGCTTAGATACCTCTGCTGACAACCTGATAGGACCTCTTGCACCAGATAATGTAAGTATTAAGTTAAGTTATGTGACATGACCTGAACTAGTTATTGCAGaaaaatttgtgtttcaaaGAATTTACAAGGTTTCCTGCCACAATTCCCACTCACTGccattttaaattcagaacagattaattaaattaattgaacCAATCAAATAAATGTCTGCCCTTGAAATAAGAGCTCAAATACTCCAAACAAACATCACCAGGTTAAAGAACCACATAAATACTCAATTTGAACAGAATTCAAAGTCATCCTTGGTATTTCAGTCCCCTGCAACTATACCAGACAGTGGCCaagctaaaatatttctgttattcCACAACTGAGAATAAAGTCTCAAGAACTTTGAGAAACTTCATGGTCTACACATGAAATGCTTTTGTTAtttctcacctgtgtctcactgTTACACATTCAGAACTGTACGTCAGCTGACAATGTCAGAGCCTCCTCAGCAACCTACCAGAGGTCCAAATACCTTCAGTGTCCAATATTTATTCATGAACTTCAACGCTTCTAGCAAATAGTTCAACTGTCATATGCGAATAAGTTTTAACTTAAATATGAGAATTGGTGGCTTTCCAAACTAACTTGTAtattttcttcaaggaaaatTTCATGCCAGTGTTTAAATGAGGGATGGAACACAGTAGTTTTCTCTAATACTTACAATgaacactttaaaaaacagcttttaaattaataatattttatactaTCGACCCATctttgctttgtgctggaaTCATCACAGGAACAGCTCCCATTCTACTTAAATTAGGTGCAGCTACCTTTGAAGGTGCAAAGGCTGGGGTTTGAGCAGGAGCACGTTCAAAGTCTTCACTTGGGACTTGGCTATATGGAGTTTTGGTATATCCTTCCATGTTGGAGGGAGACATTGAGCCCAGGGAAGAACGATTGCTGCCGATGTAGCTGCGAGCTGTAGAGCTGCGACTTTTTGGAGGTGGAACATCTTCCCTGaaatgaacaaaaaacaaaaaaaatcagttgcaGAACAAGAGTTCAGTCACCattactttaaaacaaatattcaatttgcttttttctaTTCTAATGCAGTAGTCAAAAATATCCTTTTATCTTCCTTTAAAGTAACAAAAACTCCCCAAATCCTCAATATTCATAGTCTCTAAAATGTTTGTTGAAATTAGACAAACCACAAAAGTCCTCTGACAAACCATTAGTGTGTTATAATAAGCTTTCCAGATTAAGACAGAAATCTCAACTGCTAAGTAACTTATTTGcagaaatacacatttaaaaGTTAATCTTCCAGTAATACTGCTCAGAAACTAGAGACACGTTACCTGATATCATGATGTACTTCTTTCTcgtatttcttctctttgtgcttCTTACATAAACAGAAGACGATAGAACCCAGTACAGAGAGACCCAGCACAGTTCCTATAATAGCTCCAATAATTATACCAGCTGTATTTATGGCTAGAACAGACAAACAACAATACTGTTTGTTAAATGTCAAAATTAGAAGACCTTTCTTTTAACATTAAGCCCAGTATGTTTCACAAGGCAGGTCAATAATACATCACTGAATCAGAGGAGAAGTGCTCAATCACATGCATTTAAAACAGTAAGACTTGAAGTGGCACCCACAAGCTACATAACAGCATTGGGGTTTTTAATCTTTTAGGAGTTTAGAGAAAAAGACTGTTCAGTTTTAATACAAGAACACTGTGTGACTATTACACAGCAAACACTTACGAGGGGTGACATTCAGCTCAACAGAACATTCATCCGTGCCAACTCTGTTTGAGGCCACACAGTTGTATGTACCAGAATACTCTCGAGAGGCGTTTTTCAGAAGAAGTTCCCCTGTATTTTTATCTACAAACAACAGAAGGTAGAGGTTTATAATTTTCCTAAATATAGTTCCATATGTAACATCACAGAATTATTAAACCAGCATATAtattaaatcttaaaaatgcTATATGAAAAGCATCCAGTTTAAAACAGTTCTATCATGctgtaaaatgcttttgtttgtgAAAGTCTTACCCCGTTAGAAATGTATTCAACAGCATTTGACTTGCTCTGTCTGCTGAACAAGTTAGGTAGTGTCTAGATTCTTTAGAACACACTCAAGAGTATCCCCAAAACTACATTCACAAGACCAAAACTAACAAGTTACAAGCCACTTTTGCACAATTTCCCATTCATTCTTGTCCAACACTTATATTGTCAATTGCTCTTTTTGTTACCACAAGCCAAATTTGAGATGTGGGAAAGAAGGGGCGTAACAACAGTAGCCTACTAAAGTATTGAGTGTTACAGAGAAGGACATTAATGATCAACTGATTCACTGTCAAAACTAGAAATAAGAGACATCAAATAGGAGACCAGCAGTCAAATTCAAAATGAAGAACAGTATAGGTTCTTCCTTTGCAGTTGATTTTTAGGGATCTGTGTTTTAAGATATCACATGATGTAATAGAGTATAGAAGCTTACAAAAAAGCTGGagattttttgcttgttttaaatcAAATTGAAGCCACATCTGAATTCCCTAATGTCCACTtaagcacaaaaggaaaaccatCAGCAAGCAGGAGAACTTACAACATCTGGGCACAGGTGGGCATGATACTTCAGCCTAATGGGAAGAATCTCAAAGCTTGAAACATTTCCAAGCATGAATTAAAAACCAGAATCAACTGCAGCTTGTTTCAGTCAGTTTTGTTAGAGGGCAAAAGTGGCATTTAATCTTGACTACTCTATAGTAATACTAACCCAGAGATGCTTACAAGTCAGGATAAGCCAAAAATACTATTGCAATCTTTTTAAGTATTTCAGAGTAATAAATGAAGTTTGATAGTACTCAGCATGGAAGTGGCAGGAAGATTCTGTGTGCCAGAGACTCTCCTCCAGTCATAAGACAAAAGTGGGGATCCTTCTTGTGACACACATTTCAGGGTAACGTCTTTTCCGATCTCCTGCGATCCTTCAATGGAACACTTAGTCCGTGCTGGCTTTACTAATAAACAAAACATCACTGAATTAATAACAGTCACAATCAAAATGTTTACTAGTTGTGTTCTAGTAGCCAGTTCATTTTGTGAAAGATAAAGTTTGTGCCACAAACCATTTCTATgcagaaaaagatttttctatGAAATATGAATCAGGTGCAGAACTTGTAAAAAATGCTTGTTATTCTAAATATCATTCCCTTCATTTCCCAGAACAGAATTATGCCCATCCCTCCCAAGCCTGAATAATGACTATAATCACCACAGATTCAGTACAACACTGCCCAAGTGAAGCCTTCATTACACGCATTGAAAATAGGGTAGAATAAGGACATAAAAAACATTGctgaaaatttaagaaaataaattatcttaCCGAATACAGTcaactgtatttttctgctttgaactCCAGGAGCCTTCTTCACTTTGCACTGATATGTGCCAGtgtctgctgcttttaaattcaGGATATCCAATGAACCATCACCAGATCTGGGATCAAGATTAGTAAACTGCATTCGCCCAGTCAAACCAGCATAATAATGATTATAAACCCTGTCTACAGAATACATAATtatctataaaaaaaaaataagaaattcacTTAGTgtgcaaacatttaaaataaattcatctCTTTGAATTCTCAAGTTTCTTTCTATAGTTTTAACCCCAGGAATAAAACAGAGTCAAATATCTCCATCTTCAAAATATCACCACACACAGCATTATAGCAAATACTCCAACCAAACCCCTGACCAAGTATCAATATGGCAGCATTGACTTCTGactgaaagaaaactgtttaGAATTGCTCCAATTTAATTCTGCAAAAGCTGCCTACTAATATGAATCATCTTACTTATAAGGCTTTCAAAGACAGGAAAGCATTAATAACTAAAACagttaatatatttaaaattaagtcCTCGTGAATCTGTTTTCAGATACGAAGATAGATTATCttagaaaatctgttttcaacaATGAAGATAATGCAGGTACAAAAGCAAAGTTCGCTTTTTGGAACTGAAGTGTATCTACTTTGGGAGTTCTTCATTAGAATGCAAGTTTATAAGTAAAAAATGTCTTAACATTTCATCCACAATCTGGTATTTCAAAACTTCCAATAGATTTTATGTGACTGGTGCTTCAAAGCAATTTAAGATCACAAGCATCCCAACCTGAAAAGGTGGAAGTTTAAAAAGGCAGTAACAAAATTCATACTTGACCTACTCAAACAACTGAATTAGCACTGTCCAATACGGAGTCTCTACTTACTATTTGTTCCTTCTTTTGATTATCTGCCGGTATCAAAACCCACTCAATATCTAGTGGGCCTTCATCTTCTTCTGAGAGTTCAAAAGTACACGGCAATGTAACTTTCTCTCCTTGTGCTTTTTCAAATGTTGACTGGTCAACTGAAGTTATAGTTAGGCTTCTTGTCAGacctacaaaaatatttttttatgttttgaaaacaaatcacaCACAGTTGTTCACTGTAAGTGC carries:
- the CXADR gene encoding coxsackievirus and adenovirus receptor — protein: MVLRYVKHESGFSGTGEDYFGHHFTEPTSDLRPSAQALVSLLSPELVFRNSRSFTGTTCALHKERTRRCSRVAMGTETSPPSARSNRKGQALPTGQRTPSIPPATNWMPQNSSYWVSLSAHMKCRLLLDLRSSSQDLKLHYFMVMVKAAVDLIPGKFLGNIEDAEVQFGDELETIVLQFPNQAMGERETEKYRIVAEETVQEFTLDFFEIAVKDPIVLSSGRECEDLIEGKILIKQKGLTRSLTITSVDQSTFEKAQGEKVTLPCTFELSEEDEGPLDIEWVLIPADNQKKEQIIIMYSVDRVYNHYYAGLTGRMQFTNLDPRSGDGSLDILNLKAADTGTYQCKVKKAPGVQSRKIQLTVFVKPARTKCSIEGSQEIGKDVTLKCVSQEGSPLLSYDWRRVSGTQNLPATSMLNKNTGELLLKNASREYSGTYNCVASNRVGTDECSVELNVTPPINTAGIIIGAIIGTVLGLSVLGSIVFCLCKKHKEKKYEKEVHHDIREDVPPPKSRSSTARSYIGSNRSSLGSMSPSNMEGYTKTPYSQVPSEDFERAPAQTPAFAPSKYDIAHKTGDITVV